From the Misgurnus anguillicaudatus chromosome 17, ASM2758022v2, whole genome shotgun sequence genome, one window contains:
- the slc35a5 gene encoding UDP-sugar transporter protein SLC35A5 isoform X3: MATSSSSCHRCSPCCRLCSRSSLYTLALGLGFITLGTSRIILLKFSANEENQYDFQPASVNLMAEAIKLVFCLVMSARVVIREGRTYKDLGSFLSYLKWSVPAFLYFLDNLIIFNVLTYLQPAMAVLFSNIIIFTTAILFRVVLKRRLSWVQWASLVILFLSIVSLTTGNGDQHAIAVHGIHPAHISNSSNSCLTFAHPNHPNHNSSEWMVSLPRKLWDSQLIQKLNSFGLGYILLLMQCFISALANIYNEKILKEGEQLMESIFIQNSKLYVFGVIFNSLTLILHSEYRDLSVHCGLFYGHNIFSIALVFVTAAFGLSVAFILKFRDNMFHVLTGQITTVIITALSLFLFDFKPSKDFFLQAPVVLLAIFIYHSSKLKDPEYILQQERFRVINGDVFERSRGDGEELERLTKDNTESESEEESL, encoded by the exons ATGGCTACCTCGTCGTCGTCTTGCCATCGTTGCAGTCCTTGCTGCCGGCTATGCTCCAGATCTTCATTGTACACTTTGGCTCTCGGCCTGGGTTTCATCACCTTGGGAACTAGTCGCATCATATTACTAAAATTTTCAGCCAATGAAG AGAACCAATATGACTTTCAACCTGCATCTGTGAATTTAATGGCAGAGGCCATTAAACTAGTATTTTGTTTAGTAATGTCAGCACGGGTGGTCATTCGAG AGGGCCGCACTTATAAAGATTTGGGATCTTTTCTCAGTTACCTGAAATGGTCTGTTCCGGCATTCCTGTACTTCCTTGACaacctcataatctttaatgtGCTGACCTACTTGCAACCT GCCATGGCAGTATTATTTTCCAATATTATCATTTTCACTACAGCCATTCTTTTCAGAGTCGTTTTAAA GAGGCGCTTGTCTTGGGTGCAGTGGGCATCTTTGGTCATTCTGTTCCTGTCCATTGTTTCCTTGACCACTGGGAATGGTGACCAGCACGCCATTGCCGTACACGGCATCCACCCGGCCCACATTTCCAACTCCTCCAACAGCTGTCTGACATTCGCCCACCCTAATCATCCTAACCATAATTCATCAGAATGGATGGTAAGCTTGCCACGTAAGCTGTGGGACAGCCAGCTTATCCAGAAGCTCAACAGCTTTGGTCTGGGTTATATCCTACTGCTGATGCAGTGTTTCATCTCTGCACTGGCCAACATCTACAATGAGAAGATCCTCAAGGAGGGCGAGCAGCTGATGGAAAGCATCTTCATCCAGAACAGCAAGCTGTATGTGTTCGGTGTGATCTTCAACAGCCTCACGCTCATCCTTCATTCTGAGTACCGTGACCTATCGGTACACTGTGGCCTCTTCTACGGTCACAACATCTTTTCCATCGCGTTGGTCTTCGTCACAGCCGCCTTTGGCCTGTCTGTGGCTTTCATCCTGAAGTTTCGCGATAACATGTTTCACGTGCTGACGGGTCAGATCACAACGGTGATCATCACGgcgctctctctcttcctctttgACTTTAAGCCGTCAAAGGATTTTTTCCTCCAGGCGCCTGTTGTTTTGCTAGCAATCTTTATCTATCACAGCAGCAAACTGAAGGATCCAGAGTACATTTTGCAACAGGAGCGATTCAGAGTCATCAATGGCGACGTCTTTGAGAGGTCGAGAGGG GATGGAGAGGAGTTGGAGAGACTAACCAAGGACAACACAGAGAGTGAATCGGAAGAAGAGTCTTTATAA
- the slc35a5 gene encoding UDP-sugar transporter protein SLC35A5 isoform X2 has product MLSFILDGKIVFFIMATSSSSCHRCSPCCRLCSRSSLYTLALGLGFITLGTSRIILLKFSANEENQYDFQPASVNLMAEAIKLVFCLVMSARVVIREGRTYKDLGSFLSYLKWSVPAFLYFLDNLIIFNVLTYLQPAMAVLFSNIIIFTTAILFRVVLKRRLSWVQWASLVILFLSIVSLTTGNGDQHAIAVHGIHPAHISNSSNSCLTFAHPNHPNHNSSEWMVSLPRKLWDSQLIQKLNSFGLGYILLLMQCFISALANIYNEKILKEGEQLMESIFIQNSKLYVFGVIFNSLTLILHSEYRDLSVHCGLFYGHNIFSIALVFVTAAFGLSVAFILKFRDNMFHVLTGQITTVIITALSLFLFDFKPSKDFFLQAPVVLLAIFIYHSSKLKDPEYILQQERFRVINGDVFERSRGDGEELERLTKDNTESESEEESL; this is encoded by the exons atgttgtctttcattctggacggcaag ATTGTGTTCTTCATAATGGCTACCTCGTCGTCGTCTTGCCATCGTTGCAGTCCTTGCTGCCGGCTATGCTCCAGATCTTCATTGTACACTTTGGCTCTCGGCCTGGGTTTCATCACCTTGGGAACTAGTCGCATCATATTACTAAAATTTTCAGCCAATGAAG AGAACCAATATGACTTTCAACCTGCATCTGTGAATTTAATGGCAGAGGCCATTAAACTAGTATTTTGTTTAGTAATGTCAGCACGGGTGGTCATTCGAG AGGGCCGCACTTATAAAGATTTGGGATCTTTTCTCAGTTACCTGAAATGGTCTGTTCCGGCATTCCTGTACTTCCTTGACaacctcataatctttaatgtGCTGACCTACTTGCAACCT GCCATGGCAGTATTATTTTCCAATATTATCATTTTCACTACAGCCATTCTTTTCAGAGTCGTTTTAAA GAGGCGCTTGTCTTGGGTGCAGTGGGCATCTTTGGTCATTCTGTTCCTGTCCATTGTTTCCTTGACCACTGGGAATGGTGACCAGCACGCCATTGCCGTACACGGCATCCACCCGGCCCACATTTCCAACTCCTCCAACAGCTGTCTGACATTCGCCCACCCTAATCATCCTAACCATAATTCATCAGAATGGATGGTAAGCTTGCCACGTAAGCTGTGGGACAGCCAGCTTATCCAGAAGCTCAACAGCTTTGGTCTGGGTTATATCCTACTGCTGATGCAGTGTTTCATCTCTGCACTGGCCAACATCTACAATGAGAAGATCCTCAAGGAGGGCGAGCAGCTGATGGAAAGCATCTTCATCCAGAACAGCAAGCTGTATGTGTTCGGTGTGATCTTCAACAGCCTCACGCTCATCCTTCATTCTGAGTACCGTGACCTATCGGTACACTGTGGCCTCTTCTACGGTCACAACATCTTTTCCATCGCGTTGGTCTTCGTCACAGCCGCCTTTGGCCTGTCTGTGGCTTTCATCCTGAAGTTTCGCGATAACATGTTTCACGTGCTGACGGGTCAGATCACAACGGTGATCATCACGgcgctctctctcttcctctttgACTTTAAGCCGTCAAAGGATTTTTTCCTCCAGGCGCCTGTTGTTTTGCTAGCAATCTTTATCTATCACAGCAGCAAACTGAAGGATCCAGAGTACATTTTGCAACAGGAGCGATTCAGAGTCATCAATGGCGACGTCTTTGAGAGGTCGAGAGGG GATGGAGAGGAGTTGGAGAGACTAACCAAGGACAACACAGAGAGTGAATCGGAAGAAGAGTCTTTATAA
- the slc35a5 gene encoding UDP-sugar transporter protein SLC35A5 isoform X1: MRRHAEAVDGLYIRVSTYGQIVFFIMATSSSSCHRCSPCCRLCSRSSLYTLALGLGFITLGTSRIILLKFSANEENQYDFQPASVNLMAEAIKLVFCLVMSARVVIREGRTYKDLGSFLSYLKWSVPAFLYFLDNLIIFNVLTYLQPAMAVLFSNIIIFTTAILFRVVLKRRLSWVQWASLVILFLSIVSLTTGNGDQHAIAVHGIHPAHISNSSNSCLTFAHPNHPNHNSSEWMVSLPRKLWDSQLIQKLNSFGLGYILLLMQCFISALANIYNEKILKEGEQLMESIFIQNSKLYVFGVIFNSLTLILHSEYRDLSVHCGLFYGHNIFSIALVFVTAAFGLSVAFILKFRDNMFHVLTGQITTVIITALSLFLFDFKPSKDFFLQAPVVLLAIFIYHSSKLKDPEYILQQERFRVINGDVFERSRGDGEELERLTKDNTESESEEESL; the protein is encoded by the exons ATGCGCAGACATGCGGAAGCAGTGGACGGATTGTATATTCGAGTGAGCACATATGGACAG ATTGTGTTCTTCATAATGGCTACCTCGTCGTCGTCTTGCCATCGTTGCAGTCCTTGCTGCCGGCTATGCTCCAGATCTTCATTGTACACTTTGGCTCTCGGCCTGGGTTTCATCACCTTGGGAACTAGTCGCATCATATTACTAAAATTTTCAGCCAATGAAG AGAACCAATATGACTTTCAACCTGCATCTGTGAATTTAATGGCAGAGGCCATTAAACTAGTATTTTGTTTAGTAATGTCAGCACGGGTGGTCATTCGAG AGGGCCGCACTTATAAAGATTTGGGATCTTTTCTCAGTTACCTGAAATGGTCTGTTCCGGCATTCCTGTACTTCCTTGACaacctcataatctttaatgtGCTGACCTACTTGCAACCT GCCATGGCAGTATTATTTTCCAATATTATCATTTTCACTACAGCCATTCTTTTCAGAGTCGTTTTAAA GAGGCGCTTGTCTTGGGTGCAGTGGGCATCTTTGGTCATTCTGTTCCTGTCCATTGTTTCCTTGACCACTGGGAATGGTGACCAGCACGCCATTGCCGTACACGGCATCCACCCGGCCCACATTTCCAACTCCTCCAACAGCTGTCTGACATTCGCCCACCCTAATCATCCTAACCATAATTCATCAGAATGGATGGTAAGCTTGCCACGTAAGCTGTGGGACAGCCAGCTTATCCAGAAGCTCAACAGCTTTGGTCTGGGTTATATCCTACTGCTGATGCAGTGTTTCATCTCTGCACTGGCCAACATCTACAATGAGAAGATCCTCAAGGAGGGCGAGCAGCTGATGGAAAGCATCTTCATCCAGAACAGCAAGCTGTATGTGTTCGGTGTGATCTTCAACAGCCTCACGCTCATCCTTCATTCTGAGTACCGTGACCTATCGGTACACTGTGGCCTCTTCTACGGTCACAACATCTTTTCCATCGCGTTGGTCTTCGTCACAGCCGCCTTTGGCCTGTCTGTGGCTTTCATCCTGAAGTTTCGCGATAACATGTTTCACGTGCTGACGGGTCAGATCACAACGGTGATCATCACGgcgctctctctcttcctctttgACTTTAAGCCGTCAAAGGATTTTTTCCTCCAGGCGCCTGTTGTTTTGCTAGCAATCTTTATCTATCACAGCAGCAAACTGAAGGATCCAGAGTACATTTTGCAACAGGAGCGATTCAGAGTCATCAATGGCGACGTCTTTGAGAGGTCGAGAGGG GATGGAGAGGAGTTGGAGAGACTAACCAAGGACAACACAGAGAGTGAATCGGAAGAAGAGTCTTTATAA
- the f5 gene encoding coagulation factor V — protein MSDMQLCSWPGAQIGLALLALLCHTVIAVERRYYIAAVNIQWDYTSDTSDVQQRAGPTYKKTVYREYDAGFTKAKTHPSSSGLLGPTIRGQEGDTIVVTFKNMADHPCSIHPHGITYGKQSEGSLYFDNTILLEKEDDVILPGKEHTYYWEVTSEVTPLAADPPCITYTYLSHVDIVKDYNTGLIGALLICKKGALDDSGNQINFHQEAVLLFGVFDENMSLNSTDGPPQAQNIKYTINGYTNGSVPDLGICAHSKVSWHMLGMSSEPELFSVHFNGQVLLHYDHKTSAIGIISGTATSASMTAVFPGRWLFSSHISRHLEAGLHGYLNIRTCEQFPAPKRRLTIQQKEESQEWTYYIAAEEVLWDYAPNMPENIDWNFRSKYLKQGPQRIGKKYKKAVFTHYKDGTFKERAEDKQRKKELGILGPVIRAQIRDVIKIVFKNKASRPYSIYPHGLTIDKSAEGASYPAGGNQTHGVQPGETYTYVWNVGEEDEPTDSDSRCLTRMYHSAVDTPRDIASGLVGPLLICKSQSLNKKNVQLKSDKEQHAMFTVFDENKSWYHDENINTYCSDPKKVKKDDPEFYKSNVMHTINGYVYESGAELGFCHGEIVTWHVSSVGEQDYIQTTTFYGHIFELKNREEDMLSLFPMTGETISMEMVNIGIWLLASLNSHDSTKGMRVKFKDLECFRDYVMEEDYDKQETFTVLKPQLNIETVNKKPKPTVLTEVDLDTEIYADLLKLRTFRNTSTDSELLDLSFLDHDDRIFLSTEDVKNEMDKSHNADKPETFTVLKPQLNNETVKEKPIPTEADKETDNSADILNLRTFRNTSTDSELLDLSFFDHDDSIFLRTEDVKNEMDKSPIATLASSNQTRAENVSTDGADLEKQLLNQNVMNEITVEGSLNITSTFDYDSEIVANNKTKSETHFPVRSASVGPVNETASISTNATNFLKNSSIGNVSFQYYGNSSLEMMNETDSVFANTTHLSFNGKKLTLEEPTNEPHSLSSNTSVNLSPLENISMNSTNFLDSVRNSSIGNPSSHYYGNSSLEMMNETDRDLSFNGRNFSLEEPMNETNSLSLNTSVNSSVPVGDRNIPVEDDGKDLTSTEEMHLLSNQTLEYDVLNKTDLQNEQSSLNSTSTVDDNSEISSHSFIYSVSSSDSLYNRSEPQEEEDFVLLDGEHLLKISKDEKTFENLPTVFPKNTTQDFSESTDDPFTNTTGMSIQELNGTRWNYTTPYLNFSAPSTNSTIISNTTLSYSNDTFEILNNVSPLFHSNSTENISVSLGYSNVSSTMNSSEDSLEEVAIYLKNNHSEVILTSPLNSKEEHWGYEGTHELVQMEMPDEMKKYITDQPAAKINNPKKKKVVHHRVKPRKGHAIKTKKRKEYKPQPPSNVSPMGLSPRGFAPAGLTPRGIRPVSSEEELGNKAIVIGVPRKDFKDYDLYVPNQVEDFEDFLHKPEEYEFVEYKDPYSAAVDVQSMEFDATSQNFLKKAEDKNTRTYFITAEEEEWDYAGFGQKRVDKPPTNERQTAFKKVVFRKYLDSTFSIRDIRGEMDEHLGILGPVIKAEVDQTIMIFFRNRASRPYSLHPNGVHYLKQMEGLSYEDQSPYWYKQDDAVQPNSSHVYIWTVNSKSGPQNNKSDCRTWTYYSGVNPERDINSGLIGPLLVCRKGTLAELAMDRREFVLLFMTFDENKSWYYEENWARIERKNRRAVLDPNFHESLKFDAINGIIYSLKGLRMYTNQLANWHLINMGSPKDLHSVHFHGQTFINKNVKDHRQGVYPLLPGGFATLEMLPSKPGLWLLESEVGLSQQRGMQTLFLVLDNVCDHPLGLISGTVKDEHITASDSRGHWLPHLARLHNTGKYNAWSTTQTGQYIQVDFQRPVVISKVSTQGAKQLGTHNFVLNYTISYSTDKRKWIFYKGDSDAIRKNFKGNRDAYEVKENIFFPPLIGRYVRLHPLQSYNYPTVRLEYFGCELDGCSVPLGMQSGDITDNQITASTVAFNWYTKHWHPWYARLNKQGTTNAWQAKNNDMQQWIQVEFPIAKKITGIITQGAKSLYTEMFVTTFALEYSDDGKKWMKYTDDKKYAQKVFQANTDNNSQVKNFIYPPIFSRFIRVVPIRWQSSITMRIELLGCDF, from the exons ATGTCAGATATGCAACTCTGCTCCTGGCCAGGGGCTCAAATTGGTTTGGCCCTTCTGGCACTCCTGTGTCATACTGTAATTGCTGTGGAGAGACGCTATTACATTGCAGCGGTCAATATACAATGGGACTACACATCTGATACCTCTGATGTACAGCAAAG GGCTGGaccaacttataaaaaaacagtaTACAGAGAATATGATGCAGGATTTACAAAGGCTAAAACACATCCCTCGTCCTCAG GACTACTTGGGCCAACAATACGGGGACAAGAGGGTGACACGATCGTTGTCACGTTCAAAAACATGGCTGATCATCCGTGTAGCATCCACCCACATGGCATTACTTATGGGAAGCAGTCAGAGG GATCGTTGTACTTTGACAACACTATACTCTTGGAGAAAGAGGATGATGTCATTTTACCTGGAAAAGAGCACACGTATTATTGGGAGGTAACATCTGAGGTGACCCCTTTGGCTGCGGACCCACCATGCATCACCTACACATACCTTTCCCATGTTGACATCGTCAAAGACTACAATACAGGGTTGATTGGTGCACTGCTGATCTGCAAGAAAG GTGCCTTAGATGACTCTGGAAATCAGATTAATTTCCATCAGGAGGCAGTGCTATTGTTTGGTGTGTTTGATGAAAACATGAGCTTGAACAGCACTGACGGCCCTCCACAGGCACAGAATATTAAATACACCATCAATGGCTATACAAATGGCTCTGTACCTG ATCTGGGCATCTGTGCTCACTCTAAAGTCAGCTGGCACATGCTGGGAATGAGCTCTGAGCCTGAGCTCTTCTCTGTGCACTTCAATGGGCAAGTTCTTCTCCATTATGATCACAAAACATCAGCCATTGGCATTATTAGTGGCACTGCCACTAGTGCCAGTATGACTGCGGTCTTTCCAGGCCGCTGGCTTTTCTCCTCTCACATTAGCCGACATTTGGAAG CTGGTTTGCATGGTTACCTGAATATTAGGACATGTGAACAGTTCCCAGCACCTAAAAGAAGATTAACCATTCAACAAAAAGAAGAAAGCCAGGAGTGGACTTACTATATAGCAGCAGAAGAGGTCTTGTGGGATTATGCGCCAAATATGCCGGAAAACATAGATTG GAATTTCCgatcaaaatatttaaagcagGGGCCTCAGCGGATaggtaaaaaatacaaaaaggcTGTGTTTACACACTATAAAGACGGCACTTTTAAAGAGAGAGCGGAGGATAAGCAGAGAAAGAAGGAACTTGGCATTCTGGGCCCAGTGATAAGAGCCCAGATCAGAGATGTCATAAAG attgtttttaaaaacaaggCATCACGTCCATACAGCATCTATCCTCATGGACTGACCATAGATAAATCAGCAGAAGGAGCCAGTTATCCTGCAGGAG GAAACCAGACGCATGGCGTCCAGCCAGGAGAGACCTACACATATGTATGGAATGTGGGGGAAGAGGACGAACCAACGGACAGTGACTCAAGATGTCTGACCAGGATGTATCACAGTGCAGTGGACACTCCTCGAGACATCGCTTCTGGTCTTGTGGGTCCTCTGCTCATATGTAAAAGTCAGTCCCTCAACAAAAAAAACGTCCAG CTAAAATCTGACAAGGAACAGCATGCTATGTTTACGGTTTTTGATGAGAACAAAAGCTGGTACCATGATGAGAACATCAACACATACTGCAGTGACCCCAAAAAGGTCAAAAAAGATGATCCAGAGttttacaaatcaaatgttATGCACA CCATCAATGGTTACGTGTATGAAAGTGGCGCGGAACTGGGATTTTGTCATGGTGAAATTGTAACCTGGCATGTGTCCAGTGTTGGGGAGCAAGATTATATCCAGACCACAACTTTTTATGGCCATATATTTGAGCTGAAAAACAGGGAAGAGGATATGCTCAGTCTATTTCCCATGACTGGAGAAACTATCAGTATGGAAATGGTTAATATTG GCATTTGGCTTTTAGCATCACTGAACTCTCACGATTCCACTAAAGGAATGAGGGTGAAATTCAAAGACCTTGAATGCTTCAGAGATTATGTTATGGAAGAGGATTATGACAAACAAGAAACATTCACCGTATTGAAACCTCAGCTCaacattgaaactgtaaacaaaaAACCCAAGCCAACCGTCCTTACTGAAGTTGACTTAGACACCGAAATCTATGCTGATCTTTTGAAATTGAGGACGTTTAGAAACACAAGTACAGATAGTGAACTTCTAGACCTTTCTTTTCTTGATCATGATGATAGAATCTTTCTGAGTACTGAAGATGTAAAGAATGAAATGGACAAATCTCACAATGCTGACAAACCAGAAACATTCACAGTTTTGAAACCTCAGCTCAACAATGAAACTGTAAAAGAAAAACCCATCCCTACTGAGGCTGACAAGGAAACCGACAACTCTGCTGATATTTTGAACTTGAGGACGTTTAGAAACACAAGTACAGATAGTGAACTTCTAGACCTTTCGTTTTTTGATCATGATGATAGTATCTTTCTGAGAACTGAAGATGTAAAGAATGAAATGGACAAATCACCCATTGCTACTTTAGCATCTTCTAATCAGACTCGCGCTGAAAATGTATCAACCGATGGGGCTGATTTggaaaaacagcttttaaatcaaaatgttaTGAATGAAATTACAGTAGAGGGATCACTAAACATCACCAGCACTTTTGATTATGATTCAGAGATCGTGGCCAACAATAAAACAAAGTCTGAAACACACTTTCCAGTTCGCAGTGCATCAGTAGGGCCAGTTAACGAAACCGCAAGTATCTCTACGAACGCCACAAATTTTCTGAAAAATTCTTCTATTGGAAATGTATCTTTTCAATACTATGGAAATTCATCACTAGAAATGATGAATGAAACAGACAGTGTCTTCGCTAATACTACTCATCTTtcatttaatggaaaaaaacTCACCCTAGAAGAACCAACAAATGAACCACACAGTCTCTCTTCAAATACAAGTGTAAACTTATCTCCTCTAGAAAATATTTCCATGAATTCAACAAATTTTCTGGATAGTGTTAGAAATTCCTCTATAGGGAATCCATCTTCCCATTACTATGGAAATTCATCTCTAGAGATGATGAATGAAACAGACAGAGACCTTTCATTTAATGGAAGAAACTTCTCCCTGGAAGAACCTATGAATGAAACAAACAGTCTTTCTCTGAATACAAGTGTTAACTCATCTGTTCCAGTCGGTGACAGAAATATTCCTGTGGAGGATGATGGTAAAGATTTGACTTCAACTGAAGAAATGCATCTGTTATCAAACCAAACCTTAGAATATGATGTGCTAAACAAAACAGATTTGCAAAATGAGCAATCCTCTCTAAACAGCACAAGTACTGTGGATGATAACAGTGAAATTTCAAGTCACTCCTTCATTTACAGTGTGTCCAGCTCTGACTCTCTCTACAACAGATCAGAACCACAAGAGGAGGAGGATTTTGTGCTATTAGACGGTGAGCACCTCTTAAAAATTTCAAAGGATGAAAAGACTTTTGAAAACTTACCAACAGTATTTCCCAAGAACACCACACAAGACTTTTCAGAGAGCACAGATGATCCGTTTACAAACACAACAGGGATGAGCATTCAAGAGCTCAATGGCACACGGTGGAATTATACTACACCCTACCTAAATTTTTCAGCACCATCTACAAACAGCACCATCATCTCAAACACAACTTTATCATACAGTAATGATACATTTGAAATTCTAAATAATGTATCCCCGCTTTTCCACTCAAACAGTACGGAGAATATCTCCGTCTCCCTTGGGTATTCCAATGTTTCATCCACGATGAACAGCTCCGAAGATAGTCTGGAGGAAGTTGCCATCTATCTGAAGAACAACCACAGTGAGGTCATACTCACATCTCCTCTCAACTCAAAGGAAGAGCACTGGGGTTATGAAGGCACACATGAACTGGTTCAAATGGAAATGCCGGATGAAATGAAGAAATACATCACAGACCAACCAgcagcaaaaataaacaatccTAAAAAGAAGAAGGTTGTTCACCACAGGGTGAAGCCCAGAAAAGGGCACGCCATAAAGACGAAAAAGAGGAAAGAGTATAAGCCACAGCCACCCTCTAATGTGTCTCCAATGGGTCTATCTCCTCGAGGTTTCGCACCTGCTGGGTTAACACCAAGAGGAATCAGGCCTGTTTCTAGTGAGGAGGAACTAGGGAACAAGGCCATTGTAATAGGAGTGCCAAGAAAGGATTTCAAAGATTATGACTTATATGTTCCAAACCAAGTGGAGGACTTTGAAGATTTTCTTCATAAGCCAGAAGAATATGAATTTGTGGAGTACAAAGATCCTTATAGCGCAGCGGTAGATGTTCAAAGTATGGAATTTGATGCAACATCTCAAAATTTCTTAAAGAAGGCTGAGGACAAAAACACAAGAACGTACTTCATCACAGCAGAGGAGGAGGAATGGGATTATGCTGGTTTTGGGC AAAAGAGGGTTGATAAGCCACCTACAAACGAGAGGCAAACAGCTTTTAAAAAAGTGGTGTTTAGGAAGTACTTGGACAGCACCTTTAGCATCCGAGACATCCGGGGAGAAATGGATGAACATCTGGGTATTCTGGGCCCGGTTATTAAAGCCGAAGTTGACCAGACGATCATG ATATTTTTCAGGAACCGTGCCAGTCGTCCATACTCTCTGCATCCAAACGGAGTACACTACTTAAAGCAGATGGAAGGTCTGAGTTATGAAGATCAATCGCCTTATTGGTACAAGCAGGACGATGCTGTTCAACCCAATAGCTCTCATGTCTACATATGGACTGTAAATTCCAAatctggaccacaaaacaatAAGTCTGACTGTCGAACATGGACATACTACTCTGGAGTAAACCCT GAGAGAGATATAAACTCTGGGCTAATTGGGCCGCTTCTGGTCTGTAGGAAGGGAACACTGGCTGAACTGGCTATGGACAGAAGAGAGTTTGTTCTACTCTTTATGACTTTTGATGAGAATAAAAGCTGGTACTATGAGGAAAACTGGGCGAGAATTGAGAGGAAAAACAGAAGAGCAGTATTGGATCCAAATTTCCATGAAAGTTTGAAATTTGACG CCATCAATGGTATTATCTACAGCCTGAAAGGACTTCGAATGTACACAAACCAATTAGCCAATTGGCACCTGATCAACATGGGCTCTCCAAAAGATCTTCATAGTGTCCATTTTCATGGTCAAACATTCATAAATAAGAATGTAAAGGACCACCGCCAGGGTGTTTACCCACTTTTACCAG GTGGATTTGCTACACTGGAGATGTTGCCTTCAAAGCCTGGCCTATGGCTGCTGGAGTCTGAGGTTGGACTCTCCCAGCAAAGAGGAATGCAGACCCTCTTTCTCGTGTTAGATAACG TTTGTGACCACCCACTCGGTCTCATCTCTGGGACTGTGAAAGATGAACACATTACAGCATCTGACTCTAGAG GACACTGGCTTCCTCATCTGGCCAGACTACATAACACAGGGAAGTACAATGCATGGAGTACAACACAGACAGGACAGTATATTCAG GTGGACTTCCAGAGGCCGGTGGTGATTAGTAAAGTTTCCACGCAGGGAGCCAAGCAATTAGGAACCCATAATTTTGTGCTTAACTACACCATTTCCTACAGCACAGACAAAAGGAAGTGGATCTTCTATAAGGGAGACAGTGATGCTATCCGAAAG AATTTCAAAGGGAACAGGGACGCTTATGAGGTAAAGGAGAACATATTTTTCCCACCTTTGATTGGTCGATATGTGAGGCTGCATCCTTTACAGTCTTACAACTATCCAACTGTTCGTTTGGAGTACTTCGGATGTGAGCTTGATG GTTGCTCTGTGCCATTGGGAATGCAAAGTGGCGATATTACCGATAATCAGATCACTGCCAGTACTGTGGCATTCAATTGGTACACCAAACATTGGCATCCTTGGTATGCACGCTTAAATAAACAAGGAACTACCAATGCTTGGCAAGCCAAG AACAATGACATGCAGCAGTGGATCCAGGTGGAATTTCCAATTGCGAAGAAGATAACTGGCATTATTACACAAGGGGCCAAATCATTATATACGGAGATGTTTGTGACAACATTTGCTCTTGAGTACAGTGATGATGGGAAGAAATGGATGAAGTATACTGATGATAAGAAGTATGCGCAAAAG GTTTTTCAAGCCAACACGGATAACAATAGTCAAGTAAAGAACTTCATCTACCCACCGATATTTTCCAGATTCATCCGTGTTGTTCCAATACGATGGCAGAGCAGCATCACTATGAGGATTGAGCTGCTTGGTTGtgatttttga